A genomic window from Melanotaenia boesemani isolate fMelBoe1 chromosome 15, fMelBoe1.pri, whole genome shotgun sequence includes:
- the rnft1 gene encoding E3 ubiquitin-protein ligase RNFT1: protein MKLRVQNDRSDFRRALKLGESPTVMQPDSSERGAHAGNGLSLTLQPELLTRAPVTTAAATGAESSEVRVSMTGESSGGASSRRSRVNSNSHSHSHSHGHTRAHHHSNSDLEIDPPDSDLDSGEPSTSFSELRCLFRWLQKSLPFLVILCSKLVIQHALGLAVGVGLLTTFLYVNKNIQTQVFFQDRHSKLQCMWLLLFLVSSTLLLYYTFLTETLYHCLIFLSPSIEPLGFWEILWAVGVTNFIIKFLFMGIKCLILLLPSSLVTYRTQGQWLMLTEELGQMYQATAPVPLWFRYLVTYQETEGTPGLTLGVLLALLYLILKLLGFYSQWMSLLKTVKMLLVGEHTGTAATRGQCSEAGDVCPICQGEYREPRALLCQHIFCDECIALWFNREKSCPLCRTVITEKVYKWRDGATSPHLQIY, encoded by the exons ATGAAACTCCGGGTGCAGAATGATAG GAGTGATTTCAGAAGAGCACTGAAACTGGGGGAGTCTCCTACTGTAATGCAGCCTGATTCAAGCGAGCGGGGTGCTCATGCAGGAAATGGTTTATCCCTAACTCTGCAACCAGAGCTTCTCACCCGGGCACCGGTTACTACAGCCGCCGCCACCGGTGCTGAGAGCAGCGAGGTGCGGGTGTCCATGACTGGGGAGTCAAGTGGAGGTGCATCATCCAGGAGGTCCAGGGTCAACTCCAACAGCCACTCCCACTCACATTCACACGGACATACTCGAGCGCACCATCACAGCAATTCAGACCTTGAGATTGACCCCCCAGATTCTGATCTGGATTCAGGAGAACCCAGCACCTCCTTTTCTGAGCTTCGCTGTCTCTTCCGCTGGCTTCAAAAGAGTCTTCCTTTCCTTGTCATACTGTGTTCTAAACTGGTCATCCAACATGCTCTAG GTTTAGCAGTTGGAGTTGGCCTCCTAACAACTTTCTtatatgtgaataaaaacatccaaactCAAGTCTTTTTTCAG GATCGTCACTCGAAGCTGCAGTGCATGTGGTTGCTTCTCTTCCTGGTGTCCTCCACCCTCCTGCTTTACTACACCTTTCTCACTGAGACACTTTACCATTG CCTCATCTTCCTCAGTCCATCCATCGAGCCGCTGGGTTTCTGGGAGATTCTTTGGGCAGTTGGCGTCACTAACTTCATAATAAAGTTCCTCTTTATGGGAATTAAGTGCCTTATCCTGCTGCTGCCCTCCTCACTGGTGACCTACAGAACACAG GGGCAGTGGCTGATGTTGACTGAGGAGCTGGGTCAAATGTACCAGGCTACAGCACCTGTTCCTCTGTGGTTCCGCTACTTGGTCACCTACCAGGAGACGGAAGGCACCCCTGGGCTCACACTGGGGGTCCTGCTGGCCTTGCTCTACCTCATATTAAAG CTTTTAGGATTCTACAGCCAGTGGATGTCTTTGCTGAAAACTGTGAAGATGCTTCTAGTGGGCGAG cATACAGGCACAGCTGCAACAAGGGGTCAGTGCAGCGAGGCTGGAGATGTGTGTCCCATCTGCCAGGGGGAGTACAGGGAGCCTCGAGCTCTGCTATGTCAG CACATTTTCTGTGATGAATGCATCGCTCTTTGGTTTAATCGAGAGAAGAGCTGCCCCCTGTGTCGCACAGTCATCACAGAGAAGGTCTACaaatggagggatggagctACATCTCCTCACCTGCAGATTTATTAA